In one window of Chiloscyllium plagiosum isolate BGI_BamShark_2017 chromosome 44, ASM401019v2, whole genome shotgun sequence DNA:
- the LOC122543752 gene encoding zinc finger protein 271-like, producing the protein MEKPWKCGDCGKGFRYPSGLETHQRSHTGERPFSCSVCGKGFTQSSSLYTHQHVHTGEKPFTCTVCGQGFNALSTLRTHEQVHSDERPFQCSDCEKSFKSRKDILIHQRSHTGERPFTCKVCGKGFTQSSHLLTHQIVHSDARPFKCSDCLKSFKSKKDLLNHQRALTGEKPFICSVCGKGFTSSSYLLTHQLVHTDERPFGCPDCEKKFKSRKHLLKHQYTHSGERPFSCSVCGKGFTRLSHLLRHHRVHTGERPFSCAECKQEFVDLSDLLIHQRVHTGERPYTCSLCGKRFTQSSHLTTHQLVHTDERPFQCSDCEKKFKSKQNLLKHQQIHTGEGPFICSVCGKGFAQSHNLLRHQRLHLRAQQKLDSAAVTSSQQ; encoded by the coding sequence atggagaaaccatggaaatgtggggactgtgggaagggattccgTTACCCGTCAGGGTTGGAAACTCATCAACGcagccacactggggagaggccgttcagctgctcagtgtgtgggaagggattcactcagtcatccagcCTCTACACACACCAGcatgttcacactggggagaagccattcacctgcaCAGTGTGTGGCCAGGGATTTAATGCTTTATCAACCCTCCGTACCCATGAGCAGGTTCACTCTGATGAGAGACCGTTTCAATGTTCTGACTGTGAGAAGAGTTTTAAAAGCAGGAAGGATATTTTGATACATCagcgcagtcacactggggagagaccattcacctgcaaagtgtgtgggaaaggattcactcagtcatcccacCTCCTGACACACCAAATTGTTCACTCTGATGCaagaccttttaaatgttctgattgCTTGAAAAGCTTTAAAAGTAAAAAGGATTTGCTGAATCACCAACGCGCTCTGACTGGGGAGAAACCGTTCATCTgctccgtgtgtgggaagggattcactagTTCATCCTACCTCCTGACACACCAACTTGTTCACACTGACGAGAGACCTTTTGGATGTCctgactgtgagaagaaattTAAAAGCAGGAAGCATCTTCTTAAACACCAGTACACTCAcagtggggagaggccattctcctgctctgtctgtgggaaaggattcactcgattatcccacctgctgagacaccatcgcgttcacactggagagaggccgTTCTCCTGTGCTGAGTGTAAACAGGAATTTGTTGATTTGTCTGACCTTCTGAtccaccagcgagttcacactggggagagaccgtaCACCTGCTCCCTGTGTGGCAAGagattcactcagtcgtcccaTCTCACGACACACCAACTGGTTCACACCGATGAGAGACCCTTTCAATGTTCTGACTGCGAGAAGAAGTTCAAAAGTAAACAGAATCTGCTCAAACATCAGCAAATCCACACTGGGGAGGGGCCGTTCATCTGCTCTGTGTGCGGGAAAGGATTCGCTCAGTCGCACAACCTCCTGAGACACCAGCGACTTCACCTGCGAGCGCAGCAGAAACTGGATTCTGCTGCTGTTACCTCCAGCCAGCAGTGA